In Candidatus Nanosynbacter lyticus, one genomic interval encodes:
- a CDS encoding restriction endonuclease subunit S, with product MKVKLGELTKIRTGKLDANAASDDGTYPFFTCSKEPLRISTYSYDCECVLVAGNGDLNVKYYNGKFDAYQRTYIVESNGDGRLHLPYLYHFMTRYIQELRKLSIGGVIKYIKLGNLTDAEISLPDIKEQKTACKKLEKIKNIIDKKESQLFYLDNLIKARFVEMFDDNFGEIVELGNVCDVRDGTHDSPKYHNAGYPLVTSKNICDGKIDFSTCNLIQKEDYVKINKRSKVDVGDVLMPMIGTVGNPIIVNTDKEFAIKNVALIKFKDDSVILNTFIKTLLESDYFGRAVLSKTKGGTQKFISLGDIRKLEFNLPPIELQHRFATFVAQIDKSKFAAKQ from the coding sequence ATGAAAGTTAAACTTGGAGAGCTAACGAAGATTAGAACCGGCAAATTGGACGCCAATGCGGCTTCTGATGATGGCACGTATCCATTCTTTACATGTTCGAAAGAGCCGTTGCGAATATCTACATATTCATATGATTGCGAGTGTGTACTAGTTGCGGGAAATGGCGATCTAAATGTCAAATATTACAACGGAAAATTTGACGCATATCAACGAACGTACATTGTCGAATCTAACGGCGACGGAAGACTTCATCTTCCATACCTCTATCATTTTATGACGCGGTATATTCAGGAATTAAGAAAACTATCGATTGGCGGAGTTATTAAATATATTAAACTAGGCAATCTTACTGATGCGGAAATATCGCTTCCCGATATTAAAGAACAAAAAACCGCATGCAAAAAACTTGAGAAAATTAAAAACATTATAGATAAAAAAGAATCGCAACTTTTTTACCTAGATAATCTTATCAAAGCCCGATTTGTCGAGATGTTTGATGATAACTTTGGCGAAATCGTTGAACTCGGAAATGTCTGTGATGTACGCGACGGTACTCATGATTCACCAAAGTATCACAATGCAGGCTATCCGCTCGTAACATCAAAAAATATATGCGATGGGAAAATAGATTTTTCGACCTGTAATTTAATCCAGAAAGAAGATTATGTCAAGATTAATAAAAGATCCAAGGTCGATGTCGGTGATGTTTTAATGCCTATGATTGGCACTGTTGGCAATCCTATTATTGTAAATACCGACAAGGAATTCGCCATCAAAAATGTAGCACTAATTAAATTTAAAGACGATTCCGTAATTCTTAATACGTTCATAAAAACATTGCTTGAGTCAGATTATTTTGGCAGGGCCGTACTCAGTAAAACAAAAGGTGGGACGCAGAAATTCATTTCACTTGGCGATATTAGAAAATTGGAGTTTAATTTACCGCCAATCGAACTACAACACCGATTTGCCACCTTTGTCGCCCAAATCGACAAATCAAAATTTGCCGCTAAGCAATGA
- a CDS encoding glycoside hydrolase family 57 protein has product MNKNKGIVLYLHVHQPWRIREYSIFDVAWKYNYFSGGQNPDQDNQKIFQKVAEKSYLPMNALLEKLLKKYPDFKISLSFSGTFLEQAERFNPEVLESFKRLVKTGQVEILSSPYHHSLAFFYSRKEFERQVELHRWKIREIFGAETRVLANTELAYSDDLAKWAEQDGFKGVLAEGWDPILNWRSPNYVYRPRGTKKIGLLLKNYRLSDDLAFRFSDRKWNEWPLTADKFNTWVEDSVRYAPLLNLFMDYETFGEHQWAESGIFGFFEKFVDKWLSADGNTFYTVSEALDANAPAGEISMPSPVTWADAERDLTAWNGNSLQKEALRYVYELEDEVLNSKDEGLISDWRKLQTSDHFYYMGTKNFTDGDVHAYFSPYDSPYDAFLYYMNTIRDMKSRLRK; this is encoded by the coding sequence ATGAATAAAAATAAAGGAATAGTTTTATATCTACACGTACACCAACCGTGGCGAATACGCGAGTATAGTATATTTGACGTGGCTTGGAAGTATAACTATTTCTCTGGCGGTCAAAATCCAGATCAGGACAATCAAAAAATATTCCAAAAAGTTGCAGAAAAGTCGTATTTGCCGATGAATGCTTTGCTTGAAAAGTTGCTGAAAAAATATCCTGATTTTAAGATCTCGTTGAGTTTTAGTGGAACGTTTTTAGAGCAAGCCGAAAGGTTTAATCCTGAGGTTTTGGAAAGTTTTAAGCGCTTAGTAAAGACTGGTCAAGTAGAAATATTATCAAGTCCGTATCATCACAGTCTGGCGTTTTTCTATTCGCGCAAGGAATTCGAGCGTCAAGTTGAGCTTCATCGCTGGAAGATTCGCGAGATTTTTGGTGCGGAAACACGAGTTTTAGCAAATACAGAGTTGGCGTATAGTGATGACTTGGCGAAATGGGCTGAGCAGGATGGCTTTAAGGGTGTGTTGGCTGAAGGCTGGGATCCGATTCTGAATTGGCGCAGTCCGAATTATGTATATCGCCCGAGAGGCACGAAGAAAATTGGATTGCTACTTAAGAATTATCGATTGAGCGATGATTTGGCGTTTAGGTTTAGCGATCGAAAATGGAATGAATGGCCGCTGACTGCGGATAAGTTTAATACGTGGGTGGAAGATTCTGTCCGTTACGCGCCACTGCTTAACTTGTTCATGGACTATGAAACTTTCGGCGAACATCAATGGGCGGAATCTGGGATTTTCGGCTTCTTTGAGAAGTTTGTTGATAAATGGCTGAGTGCTGATGGCAATACTTTCTATACCGTTAGCGAGGCACTGGATGCGAATGCGCCTGCCGGTGAAATAAGTATGCCGTCGCCTGTAACGTGGGCGGACGCTGAGCGGGATTTGACGGCTTGGAATGGAAACAGCCTGCAGAAAGAAGCTTTGCGATATGTCTATGAGCTCGAAGATGAGGTCTTGAATAGTAAAGACGAAGGTCTAATTAGCGATTGGCGAAAATTGCAAACTTCAGACCACTTCTATTACATGGGAACGAAGAATTTTACCGACGGCGATGTCCACGCTTATTTTAGTCCGTATGATTCGCCATACGACGCTTTTCTTTACTATATGAATACTATTCGTGATATGAAATCTCGATTGAGGAAATAG
- a CDS encoding glycosyltransferase family 4 protein, giving the protein MKILMLGWELPPHNSGGLGVACYQMSKALVSEGVDIDFIIPYTAKHPEIDYMDVYSATPLPPNYHDLGAYNNGSEEDRENAKDEYGLSPMRAVQRRYGKYVRKFVKNHQPDAIHAHDWLTMEAGIIAKEMTGAPLIVHVHATEFDRSGEQSGNPLVHEIEQQGLLMADRIIAVSEITKEIIVKNYHIPPEKIEVVYNAIDLADLPPHEYDASTYRYLEELKEDGYTVVGALTRLTVQKGLTYFVRAAAKALDKYEKIVFVLSGNGEQRDELIELAADLGISDKMIFTGFVRGKQWRDIYCLIDVFVMSSVSEPFGLTALEAAHHDTALLISRQSGVGEVLNNIMRFDYWDVNKLADEIVNVAESPALQKSLKKNVKNEYARISWQDAARKCLKLYKGALA; this is encoded by the coding sequence ATGAAAATTTTAATGCTTGGGTGGGAACTTCCTCCGCACAACAGTGGCGGACTTGGCGTTGCCTGCTATCAGATGTCGAAAGCGCTCGTTTCAGAGGGTGTTGATATTGACTTTATTATTCCCTATACCGCCAAGCATCCCGAGATTGACTATATGGATGTATATTCAGCCACTCCTTTGCCGCCGAATTATCACGATTTGGGTGCATATAATAACGGCTCAGAGGAAGACCGTGAAAATGCCAAGGATGAATACGGTCTTTCCCCTATGCGCGCTGTGCAGAGGCGTTACGGTAAATACGTTCGGAAGTTTGTGAAAAATCATCAGCCTGACGCGATTCACGCACATGATTGGTTAACGATGGAAGCTGGAATAATTGCTAAGGAGATGACTGGTGCGCCGCTAATTGTGCATGTTCACGCGACGGAATTTGACCGTTCTGGCGAGCAGTCCGGAAATCCTCTGGTTCACGAAATTGAGCAACAAGGACTATTGATGGCGGATCGGATAATTGCCGTAAGCGAGATCACGAAAGAAATAATTGTTAAGAATTATCACATTCCGCCAGAGAAAATTGAGGTGGTTTATAACGCGATTGATTTGGCTGATTTGCCACCTCATGAATATGATGCCAGTACTTACAGGTATTTGGAGGAGTTGAAGGAGGATGGTTATACGGTTGTTGGCGCGTTGACGCGACTCACGGTTCAGAAAGGTTTGACGTATTTTGTGCGAGCTGCAGCGAAGGCGCTTGATAAATATGAGAAAATCGTTTTTGTTTTATCTGGAAATGGTGAACAGAGAGATGAGTTGATTGAACTGGCGGCAGATTTAGGGATTAGCGATAAGATGATTTTTACAGGATTTGTGCGCGGAAAACAGTGGCGAGATATTTACTGTTTGATTGATGTTTTTGTGATGAGTTCGGTTTCTGAGCCATTTGGTTTGACTGCCTTGGAAGCAGCACATCATGACACGGCGTTACTTATTAGTCGTCAATCCGGCGTCGGCGAGGTTCTGAATAATATTATGCGGTTTGATTATTGGGATGTAAATAAATTGGCGGATGAAATTGTTAATGTCGCTGAATCGCCTGCCTTACAGAAATCTCTGAAGAAAAACGTTAAGAATGAATACGCGAGAATTTCCTGGCAAGATGCCGCTAGAAAATGTCTGAAACTGTATAAAGGAGCGCTGGCATGA
- a CDS encoding sensor histidine kinase — MWVFIILLIILSVILGSITIALHQLLQKIDGKLSKKTPRKNLREHQRLITLINNITDAILSTDEHGIINTYNSAALSLIDTNSGINGEHISQVLELKTIDKKPIDIFKELTKSSTIRQRDDIIMMIDDDDYVRLEVTLAPVQGGDKITPDGYVLILRDVTKTKSLEEERDEFISIVSHELRTPIAIAEGSLSNAKLLVERNITSKIPEAIDESHKQILFLARMVNDLSTLSRAERGIADETEIIDVAELAAQINSEYSPQAAEKNLAFNLDIGGRLGSVQASRLYLEEILQNFITNAIRYTQEGSVTLSIKKNRSGEIIFKIIDTGIGISKADLNKIFDKFYRAEDYRTRETKGTGLGLYVSAKLAKKLGCKIEVESRLNHGSTFGFRLKEFKK; from the coding sequence ATGTGGGTGTTCATTATTTTGTTGATTATTCTTAGTGTTATCTTGGGAAGTATAACTATTGCCCTACATCAATTGTTACAAAAAATTGACGGCAAATTAAGTAAAAAAACCCCCAGGAAAAACCTTAGAGAGCATCAAAGACTAATCACGCTAATTAACAATATCACTGATGCCATTCTCAGCACCGATGAACACGGAATCATCAATACTTATAACTCTGCCGCTCTTAGTTTAATCGACACAAACAGCGGCATTAATGGCGAGCATATTAGCCAAGTTTTAGAGCTGAAGACGATTGATAAAAAGCCAATTGACATCTTCAAGGAGCTCACTAAATCTTCAACAATTCGTCAGCGCGATGACATAATTATGATGATTGACGATGATGATTACGTACGGCTGGAAGTAACACTTGCTCCAGTTCAAGGTGGCGATAAAATAACTCCGGATGGCTATGTGCTAATTTTACGCGACGTCACCAAAACAAAAAGCCTGGAAGAGGAACGCGATGAATTCATTAGTATAGTGAGTCACGAACTACGCACACCCATTGCCATAGCCGAAGGGTCGCTAAGTAACGCTAAATTGCTTGTCGAGCGTAATATTACTAGCAAAATACCTGAGGCAATTGACGAATCTCATAAGCAAATTTTATTTTTAGCGCGCATGGTAAATGATCTGAGTACGTTATCACGCGCCGAAAGGGGAATTGCTGACGAGACAGAGATAATCGACGTAGCCGAACTTGCCGCACAGATAAACTCTGAGTACTCGCCACAGGCAGCAGAAAAAAACTTGGCCTTTAATTTGGACATTGGTGGGCGGCTTGGGTCAGTCCAAGCTTCTCGTTTATATCTAGAAGAAATACTTCAGAACTTTATTACTAACGCCATCCGCTACACCCAAGAAGGCTCAGTTACGCTGTCAATTAAAAAGAATCGATCTGGCGAAATTATCTTTAAAATCATTGACACTGGTATTGGTATTAGTAAGGCTGACTTAAATAAAATATTTGATAAGTTTTATCGAGCTGAAGATTATCGCACGCGCGAAACTAAGGGCACTGGCCTGGGACTTTACGTATCCGCCAAATTAGCCAAAAAGCTGGGCTGTAAAATTGAGGTAGAAAGCCGACTGAATCACGGTTCAACTTTTGGTTTTAGATTGAAGGAGTTTAAGAAATGA
- the rpmG gene encoding 50S ribosomal protein L33 — translation MAKKNTKRKLIGLVSNLSNHRTYYTTVNTQNRTTKGQGKLTLKKYDPIARQHATYTETKKNLGRNEVKARKS, via the coding sequence ATGGCAAAGAAGAATACGAAACGAAAGCTGATTGGTTTGGTGAGTAACTTGAGCAACCACCGAACTTACTATACTACCGTTAATACCCAAAACCGCACCACTAAAGGTCAGGGAAAATTAACACTGAAGAAGTATGACCCAATTGCAAGGCAGCACGCGACCTATACTGAGACAAAGAAGAACCTCGGTCGTAACGAAGTTAAAGCTCGTAAAAGCTAA
- a CDS encoding ATP-binding protein — protein MKPLSPSLPHIIAMVGTPGSGKTQFATEFAKIFNSPVINSRQFEVFTDDTKAISDATLAILEEFLKTKQTIILDGATDQRTNRMRINRLAREYGYKVLFVWVQTDSATAKRRWIKNYGQDSESFDRRLKQFSAPHSSESYIVISGRHTLSTQARTVLKQIGTSRPEAPRRVMSNRISIG, from the coding sequence ATGAAACCTCTATCTCCTTCGCTTCCTCACATTATTGCCATGGTTGGCACACCGGGTTCAGGGAAGACTCAGTTTGCTACAGAATTTGCAAAAATTTTTAATTCTCCAGTAATTAATTCTCGTCAATTTGAAGTTTTTACAGACGACACAAAAGCCATTTCTGACGCGACTTTGGCTATCTTAGAAGAATTTTTGAAGACCAAGCAAACTATCATTCTAGACGGCGCTACCGACCAACGCACTAACCGCATGCGTATTAATCGGTTGGCTAGAGAATATGGATATAAAGTCCTATTTGTCTGGGTGCAGACTGATTCTGCAACCGCCAAACGACGCTGGATAAAAAATTACGGACAAGACAGTGAATCGTTCGATCGTCGATTAAAACAATTCTCCGCACCACACAGTAGTGAATCTTACATTGTAATTAGCGGCCGCCACACCCTAAGTACTCAAGCGCGCACTGTCCTTAAGCAAATTGGCACCAGTCGCCCAGAAGCCCCACGTCGCGTTATGTCAAATCGCATTAGCATAGGATAA
- a CDS encoding YgjP-like metallopeptidase domain-containing protein: protein MPTITDAEFGEIVVKRQSLAKSVSLKIAPDGRLRVTMPVYAPVVAAKMLIKTSRKQIRELVSKHQATFSYTENQQIGKSHHLLIQSTTKSSNVKIIGTQILAEINESESIKSAPVQQIIRDKILIALRKEAKGHLPRRLSFLAEKHGFSFSRCKITHASSRWGSCSSSGTISLNIGMMNLPFELIDYIIIHELCHTRYMNHSTAFWSEVAKFDPQYKTHRNELKKYSPHV from the coding sequence ATGCCAACCATTACCGATGCTGAGTTCGGAGAGATTGTCGTTAAAAGACAAAGTCTAGCGAAGAGCGTTAGTCTAAAAATCGCGCCGGATGGCCGACTTAGAGTTACTATGCCTGTATATGCGCCTGTTGTCGCAGCAAAAATGCTAATTAAAACCTCGCGTAAACAGATTCGCGAATTAGTTTCTAAACACCAAGCAACCTTTTCTTATACCGAAAATCAGCAAATTGGTAAAAGCCATCATCTGTTAATACAATCCACAACTAAGTCGTCTAACGTGAAAATTATCGGTACTCAAATATTAGCGGAAATTAACGAATCAGAATCAATTAAATCCGCTCCAGTCCAGCAAATTATTCGTGATAAAATCCTCATCGCCCTCAGGAAAGAGGCAAAAGGACACCTACCAAGGCGTCTATCATTTCTAGCAGAAAAGCATGGTTTTTCTTTTTCTCGCTGTAAAATAACTCACGCCTCCAGCCGCTGGGGAAGCTGTTCTTCTTCTGGAACAATCAGCCTAAATATTGGGATGATGAACTTACCGTTTGAACTTATTGACTACATAATTATTCATGAACTATGTCACACCAGGTACATGAACCACTCGACAGCATTCTGGTCGGAAGTTGCCAAATTTGATCCGCAATATAAAACCCACCGCAATGAACTAAAAAAATATTCACCGCACGTATAG
- the secE gene encoding preprotein translocase subunit SecE, giving the protein MAQKGKASSKITVRRIKATDDAPKKEKTVTKKTNKPTKVVAKTAKKSSERGTLIGYFKGAWAELKLVRWPTRSATWAMTAAVLIFTLAFVVLILLLDAAFNWGFNQFLK; this is encoded by the coding sequence ATGGCACAGAAAGGCAAGGCAAGCAGCAAAATCACAGTTCGTCGGATTAAAGCTACTGACGACGCGCCAAAAAAAGAAAAAACTGTCACAAAAAAGACTAATAAGCCAACCAAGGTAGTCGCAAAAACAGCTAAAAAATCTAGTGAACGCGGCACACTAATTGGTTATTTTAAGGGCGCTTGGGCAGAATTGAAGCTGGTTCGTTGGCCAACCCGCTCAGCCACTTGGGCGATGACAGCAGCAGTCCTCATCTTCACCTTGGCTTTTGTTGTTCTAATCCTACTACTTGATGCTGCATTTAATTGGGGCTTTAATCAATTTTTGAAATAA
- a CDS encoding HsdM family class I SAM-dependent methyltransferase: MGKLPSPIAQVDAISYALIYKFMSDTDDDSAALGGKRTYFSGEYEKYSWHNLMSPTTTGADRVILYRNALENMSRNPNIPPLFREIFNGATLGFTDSNTLNLFLREIDKIKQSSGDSIGDVYEYLLSTMGSQDKLGQFRTPRHIIDMMVELIDPDKSDKILDPACGTAGFLISAYSWIKKKHIEKERLNSEDIEKIHRNFYGFDIEPNMARIARVNLFLHGFKSPHIIEHDTLSSEDYWDDRYDVILANPPFMTPKGGITPHKKFGITSKRAELLFVDYIASHLKPNGRAAVIVPDGVLFRSSSAHKALRKEIVENKKLQAVISMPSGVFKPYAGVSTAILVFTNSSNERTDKVWFYDMKIDGYSLDDKRSKLKTSDVPDILARFKNLDGEKDRKRNEQSFFVDKDEIVKNGYDLTINKYKEVEYEKVEYPPTSEIIAEIKKLDREASESLTELEKLLNETNPDL; this comes from the coding sequence ATGGGTAAATTACCAAGTCCAATCGCCCAGGTGGATGCAATTTCTTATGCACTTATTTATAAGTTCATGTCGGATACTGATGACGATTCTGCTGCACTTGGCGGCAAACGTACATATTTTTCTGGTGAATATGAAAAATATAGTTGGCACAATTTGATGAGCCCAACTACTACTGGTGCTGATCGCGTAATTCTTTATCGCAATGCCCTCGAGAATATGAGCCGCAATCCAAACATTCCTCCACTATTCCGTGAGATTTTTAATGGTGCGACACTTGGATTTACCGACTCAAATACACTTAACTTATTTCTTCGCGAAATCGATAAGATTAAGCAGAGTTCTGGCGACTCCATCGGTGACGTTTATGAATACCTTCTCTCCACTATGGGATCTCAAGATAAGCTTGGTCAGTTCCGAACACCTCGCCATATCATTGATATGATGGTTGAGCTTATTGATCCAGACAAATCTGATAAAATTCTAGACCCTGCTTGTGGCACCGCAGGTTTCCTTATCTCTGCGTATAGCTGGATTAAGAAGAAGCACATTGAAAAAGAACGTTTGAATAGTGAGGATATTGAGAAAATTCATCGCAACTTCTACGGTTTTGATATCGAACCAAACATGGCTCGTATCGCTCGTGTAAACTTGTTCCTGCATGGCTTTAAATCCCCTCATATTATTGAGCATGATACGCTCAGCTCAGAAGATTACTGGGATGACCGTTATGATGTGATTCTTGCGAATCCGCCATTCATGACGCCAAAAGGCGGTATCACCCCGCATAAGAAGTTTGGGATTACTTCAAAACGTGCTGAGCTTCTGTTTGTTGATTATATCGCTTCTCATTTGAAGCCGAATGGTCGCGCAGCTGTAATTGTGCCTGATGGTGTTCTGTTCCGCAGTAGCTCTGCACACAAAGCACTCAGGAAAGAAATTGTCGAAAATAAGAAGCTTCAAGCTGTTATTTCGATGCCTTCGGGCGTATTTAAGCCATATGCTGGTGTTTCTACGGCGATTTTAGTATTTACTAACTCAAGTAATGAAAGAACCGACAAGGTTTGGTTTTACGACATGAAAATAGATGGATATAGTCTTGATGACAAGCGCTCAAAGCTCAAAACAAGTGACGTCCCCGATATTCTTGCAAGGTTTAAAAACCTTGATGGTGAGAAAGATCGTAAACGCAACGAGCAATCATTCTTTGTGGATAAAGATGAGATAGTCAAAAACGGCTATGACCTAACGATCAACAAATATAAGGAAGTCGAATACGAGAAAGTTGAATACCCACCAACTTCTGAAATTATAGCTGAGATTAAGAAATTAGATCGTGAAGCTTCCGAAAGTCTGACCGAACTTGAAAAATTATTAAACGAAACAAATCCGGATTTGTAG
- a CDS encoding DEAD/DEAH box helicase family protein, producing MAQKEAKARLKINMLLSDAGWRLLDNEDGPANVDVENKVDIENLGDDFENTRRGFVDYLLLGSNQKPIAVLEAKRESIPPLSAKEQARDYANSLHLRYVILSNGNTHYLWDMQFGNPEPISSFPTLSSLEDEKKWVSDVDALVNENISRTYIAESQMPEIKTHPDYINEDTRSEFIEKNKLKILRKYQVNAIKAVQKSAQNGNKRFLLEMATGTGKTLTCAAIIKLFLKTGNAQRILFLVDRIELENQAKKSFRQSIGKDYVVKVWKEDRDNWKTADIVISTVQSLLASSRYRDFSPNDFNLIISDEAHRSIGGNARAVFEYFTGYKIGLTATPKDFLKNTKQDENSEKEFERRELLDTYRTFGCESGQPTFRYDLKDGVNDPDGPFLVNPVILDARTNITSRLLADEGYAVHKIIDGEDVDENFGIRDFEKTFFNEETNRVFCETFMKYAAVDPLSKEIGKTIIFTVSQKHAEKIVQMLNQIAMEKFPGKYNSDFAIQITSNVRDAQQLSISFSENNLRGHTRWLSDYESSRTRVAVTVGMMTTGYDCSDLLNLVFMRPVFSPSDFIQMKGRGTRLHTFKYVDYENGEKVKTIKKENFRIIDFFAVCEYFEEKYDYNAPLVVPMSRQTQNTLVTPLLIDVDPPVIVVNRTVDLNENDSLSGIDETIVGKEGMRVDREMFRSFQDEVKSNEEFVKLYNNGNIDGALSYLKSEILGEDKPKFYMTPEKIRKIFNLDRRLDLREILDLIMNNKEPLTKAQYIQQKFNELISDKGLSETLVGELYNDAFELFDAYITDRRVSEAIDNRDYSLLAGFGSITIEQLKRLGIERVNQIISYIRDYINVEKLRVKD from the coding sequence GTGGCACAAAAGGAAGCTAAAGCGCGACTAAAGATAAATATGCTACTTTCTGATGCCGGGTGGAGATTGTTGGATAACGAAGACGGTCCCGCTAATGTCGATGTAGAAAACAAAGTAGATATCGAAAACCTGGGCGATGATTTTGAAAATACGAGACGAGGGTTTGTCGATTACCTTCTTCTAGGCTCTAACCAGAAGCCCATTGCCGTCCTTGAAGCTAAGCGTGAAAGCATTCCTCCGCTTTCCGCTAAAGAACAAGCTCGCGATTATGCCAATTCTCTACACTTAAGGTATGTAATTCTTAGTAACGGCAACACGCATTATCTGTGGGATATGCAATTTGGTAACCCCGAGCCAATTAGTAGCTTTCCGACTCTAAGCTCATTAGAAGATGAAAAGAAATGGGTTTCCGATGTTGATGCGCTTGTAAACGAGAATATTTCTCGAACCTATATCGCCGAATCTCAAATGCCTGAAATTAAAACGCATCCCGATTATATAAACGAAGATACTCGTAGTGAATTTATAGAGAAAAATAAACTGAAAATCCTTCGCAAGTATCAGGTAAATGCGATTAAGGCCGTTCAAAAATCGGCGCAAAACGGCAATAAACGCTTCCTGCTCGAGATGGCGACTGGCACCGGAAAAACTTTAACTTGCGCTGCTATTATCAAACTATTTCTAAAGACAGGAAACGCTCAGAGAATCCTCTTTTTGGTTGACCGCATTGAATTAGAAAATCAGGCCAAGAAGTCTTTTAGGCAGTCCATCGGTAAAGATTACGTGGTTAAGGTGTGGAAGGAAGATAGAGATAACTGGAAGACTGCCGATATCGTTATTAGTACGGTCCAATCTCTTTTGGCGAGTAGTCGCTATCGTGATTTTAGTCCGAATGACTTTAATTTAATTATCTCAGATGAGGCGCATCGTTCTATTGGCGGCAACGCGAGAGCTGTTTTCGAATATTTCACTGGGTACAAGATTGGGCTTACCGCCACACCGAAGGATTTTTTAAAGAATACCAAGCAAGATGAAAATTCAGAAAAAGAATTCGAACGCAGAGAGTTATTGGATACCTATAGGACTTTTGGGTGCGAATCTGGTCAACCGACTTTTAGATATGACCTAAAAGATGGCGTAAACGATCCTGATGGTCCGTTTTTGGTGAATCCCGTCATCCTGGATGCTAGGACGAATATTACCTCACGACTGCTCGCAGATGAAGGCTATGCAGTCCATAAAATTATTGATGGCGAAGATGTTGACGAGAATTTTGGTATCAGAGATTTCGAGAAAACATTTTTCAATGAAGAGACCAATCGCGTGTTCTGTGAGACTTTTATGAAATACGCGGCGGTCGATCCGTTATCTAAAGAAATTGGTAAAACCATCATCTTTACTGTTAGCCAAAAACACGCAGAAAAAATAGTCCAAATGCTTAACCAAATTGCTATGGAAAAGTTCCCTGGTAAGTATAATTCTGATTTCGCTATTCAGATTACGAGTAATGTTCGTGACGCTCAACAGCTCTCGATTAGTTTTTCTGAAAATAATCTGCGCGGACATACAAGGTGGCTTTCGGATTACGAAAGTAGTCGCACTAGAGTCGCCGTCACGGTCGGCATGATGACGACCGGTTACGATTGCTCCGATTTATTAAATCTCGTGTTCATGCGTCCAGTGTTTAGCCCTTCTGACTTTATTCAGATGAAAGGTCGAGGTACGCGACTCCATACGTTCAAATATGTAGATTATGAAAATGGCGAGAAAGTTAAAACTATTAAGAAAGAAAACTTCCGTATTATAGACTTTTTCGCAGTTTGCGAATACTTCGAAGAAAAATACGACTATAATGCGCCGTTGGTAGTGCCAATGAGTAGGCAAACGCAAAACACTTTAGTGACGCCGCTGCTTATCGATGTCGATCCTCCCGTGATCGTGGTAAACCGTACGGTAGACCTGAATGAGAATGATTCCCTGAGTGGAATAGATGAGACGATTGTTGGTAAAGAAGGCATGCGCGTTGATCGCGAGATGTTCCGCAGCTTCCAAGATGAGGTGAAATCTAATGAAGAATTCGTCAAGTTGTATAATAATGGCAATATTGATGGGGCGCTAAGCTATCTTAAATCCGAAATACTCGGCGAAGATAAGCCTAAGTTCTATATGACTCCTGAGAAAATTCGCAAAATCTTCAATCTAGACCGCAGGCTAGACCTTCGTGAGATTCTGGATCTAATCATGAACAATAAAGAGCCATTGACTAAAGCTCAATATATCCAGCAAAAGTTTAATGAACTTATTTCGGATAAAGGGCTGAGTGAAACTTTGGTTGGAGAGTTGTACAACGATGCATTTGAATTATTTGATGCGTATATCACTGATCGACGCGTGTCTGAGGCTATAGATAATAGAGATTATAGTCTACTGGCTGGATTCGGCTCTATTACAATCGAACAGCTCAAACGCCTAGGTATCGAAAGAGTAAATCAGATTATTAGCTATATTAGAGATTATATTAATGTAGAAAAACTAAGAGTAAAGGATTAA